A single genomic interval of Adhaeribacter pallidiroseus harbors:
- a CDS encoding NADH-quinone oxidoreductase subunit D, translating into MTTRYTEYLLQAEPNKFAISDLKAGEMLLNMGPQHPATHGVLRLELITDGEIVVDVVPHIGYLHRCFEKHAESLAYNQTLPYVDRMDYLAAMNSEHVWCMGVEKMLGLTGQLPKRVEYIRVLVAELNRIASHLVAIGTYAIDIGAFTPFLWLLRDREHIQRLLEWTSGSRMLYNYIWIGGLYYDLPIGFEDRCLEFVNYFIPKLEELDQILINNKIFIDRTAHVGVLPLDVAINYGCSGPMLRSSGLKFDLRRVDGYSVYPELEFDIPIGQGLVGTTGDCWDRNYVRAQEMRESLKIIKQCLHRLTTDCKRSPDFDPQAMCPKKIRPKEQEFYFRAETPRGELGYYFRTTGKSDIPFRCKGRSPCFSNLSVLPEIAKGCMVADLIAIVGSVDIVLGELDR; encoded by the coding sequence ATGACAACTCGCTATACGGAATATCTACTGCAGGCTGAACCTAATAAATTTGCCATTTCTGACTTAAAAGCCGGCGAGATGCTCTTGAATATGGGGCCGCAACACCCGGCCACGCACGGCGTTTTGCGGCTCGAATTAATTACAGACGGCGAAATAGTAGTGGATGTAGTACCGCATATAGGCTACTTGCATCGCTGTTTTGAAAAACACGCCGAGTCGTTGGCATATAATCAAACTTTGCCTTACGTCGATCGCATGGACTACCTGGCAGCTATGAACTCGGAACACGTGTGGTGCATGGGCGTAGAAAAAATGCTGGGATTAACGGGTCAGTTACCGAAACGCGTCGAATACATTCGGGTATTGGTAGCCGAGTTAAACCGCATCGCCTCACATTTGGTAGCTATTGGCACCTATGCCATTGACATTGGGGCATTTACGCCTTTTTTATGGCTGCTCCGCGACCGCGAACATATTCAACGCTTACTCGAATGGACTTCGGGCTCCCGCATGTTGTATAATTACATCTGGATTGGCGGTTTATACTACGATTTGCCCATCGGGTTTGAAGATCGCTGCCTTGAATTTGTAAATTACTTTATTCCCAAATTAGAGGAATTAGATCAAATTTTAATTAATAATAAAATATTTATTGATCGCACCGCTCATGTGGGCGTTTTACCCTTGGATGTGGCTATTAATTATGGTTGCTCCGGTCCTATGCTGCGCTCCTCGGGGTTAAAGTTTGATTTACGCCGGGTCGATGGTTATTCGGTTTACCCGGAGTTAGAATTTGACATACCAATAGGACAAGGCTTGGTAGGCACCACCGGAGATTGCTGGGATCGCAATTATGTACGGGCCCAGGAAATGCGGGAATCACTTAAAATTATTAAACAATGCTTACACCGCTTAACCACCGATTGCAAGCGTTCGCCCGACTTTGATCCACAAGCAATGTGCCCGAAAAAGATCCGGCCCAAAGAACAGGAATTTTATTTTCGGGCCGAAACGCCGCGGGGCGAGTTAGGTTACTACTTCCGGACAACCGGTAAATCAGATATTCCGTTTCGGTGCAAAGGCCGGTCGCCTTGCTTCTCTAACTTATCGGTGCTACCCGAAATTGCTAAAGGTTGTATGGTTGCCGATTTAATTGCGATTGTGGGATCTGTTGATATTGTACTGGGAGAGCTAGACCGGTAA
- a CDS encoding DUF5655 domain-containing protein, with product MPIFQENNGQLKKLKINTLTKEKSLQLLIEQNLLEVLDMHLLATEYSTTFGGRIDTLAVDMDGAPVIIEYKLNRNDNVINQALSYLRWLKAQKVEFFEMLIIRKLGKELSDKLKIDWQNPRVICIAENYSKFDIDTVEVIPMRLELFKYRYYENGIFSLEPLNTNASANEKSEAITTTNSIPENINFTNEITNSVNKNLVKAPSSIRNLFEELRSRILQMDENVIEKPNSRYIAYRLSKNFAEVHLGKQQIKMYLRPANYDDPLNKVEKMPESYHWAMDRRVYLNNLEELDYVMQLIEQSYNDVL from the coding sequence ATGCCTATATTTCAAGAAAATAACGGACAATTAAAAAAACTGAAGATTAATACATTAACAAAAGAAAAAAGTCTTCAATTATTGATTGAACAAAATTTGTTGGAAGTTTTAGATATGCATCTCTTAGCTACCGAATACTCTACCACTTTTGGCGGGCGAATTGATACTCTTGCAGTTGATATGGATGGGGCTCCTGTAATTATAGAGTATAAGTTAAATAGAAATGATAATGTAATTAATCAAGCCTTGTCTTACCTCCGCTGGCTCAAAGCCCAAAAAGTTGAGTTTTTTGAGATGCTGATCATCCGAAAATTAGGCAAGGAACTATCGGATAAATTAAAAATTGACTGGCAAAACCCACGGGTTATTTGTATCGCTGAAAACTACAGTAAGTTTGATATTGACACGGTAGAGGTAATACCAATGCGGTTAGAGTTATTTAAATACCGCTATTATGAGAACGGCATATTTAGCTTAGAACCTTTAAATACAAATGCATCAGCTAATGAAAAGTCAGAAGCTATTACAACAACAAATAGTATTCCCGAGAATATAAACTTCACCAATGAGATTACAAACAGTGTCAACAAAAATCTTGTAAAAGCACCATCATCTATTCGGAATCTCTTTGAAGAACTCCGCAGCAGAATACTGCAGATGGATGAGAATGTAATTGAAAAGCCTAACTCAAGATACATTGCTTATCGTCTTTCTAAGAACTTTGCAGAAGTTCACCTTGGTAAACAGCAAATAAAAATGTATTTACGTCCAGCCAATTATGATGATCCATTAAACAAAGTTGAAAAAATGCCCGAAAGCTATCATTGGGCTATGGATAGAAGAGTTTATTTAAATAATTTAGAAGAACTTGACTATGTGATGCAATTGATTGAACAGTCTTATAACGATGTACTGTAA
- a CDS encoding NADH-quinone oxidoreductase subunit C: MSFDEIKAFITNKFGEAVLVREQRQELMSYLVIQTDQIAAVCAELHAYEQLYFDVLSCQTGMDNGPAAGTLEVAYNLYSIPYNHQVCLKVVVNRNSADEPLPVVPTVSHIWRTADWHEREIFDLLGIQFSGHPDMRRILCAADWEGYPLRKDYEAQEYYHGIRVAFDEHNRNNGFKGEDWQNN; the protein is encoded by the coding sequence ATGTCATTCGACGAAATAAAAGCTTTTATTACAAATAAATTCGGGGAAGCTGTACTGGTGCGCGAGCAACGCCAGGAATTAATGTCCTATTTGGTTATCCAAACCGATCAAATAGCTGCTGTTTGCGCCGAATTACACGCCTACGAGCAGTTGTATTTTGATGTATTATCTTGCCAAACCGGTATGGACAACGGCCCGGCAGCAGGCACCTTAGAAGTAGCTTATAATCTATACTCGATCCCATACAACCATCAAGTATGCCTGAAAGTAGTAGTTAACCGTAATTCAGCGGATGAACCGCTGCCTGTTGTTCCTACGGTTAGCCACATCTGGCGCACGGCCGATTGGCACGAACGAGAAATCTTTGACCTATTGGGAATCCAGTTTTCCGGGCACCCGGATATGCGCCGGATTTTGTGTGCGGCTGATTGGGAAGGGTATCCACTCCGAAAAGACTACGAAGCGCAAGAATATTACCATGGTATCCGGGTAGCCTTCGACGAACATAACCGGAATAATGGCTTTAAGGGCGAAGATTGGCAGAATAATTAA
- a CDS encoding NADH-quinone oxidoreductase subunit B has product MNTLSSRAKTGEGSIIIGKLDDFLSYARLSALWPMQFGLACCAIEMMGAWSSAYDIDRMGVIPRASPRQSDVIIIAGTVTFKMADRIRRLYEQMPEPRYVISMGSCSNCGGPYWEHGYHVVKGVDRIIPVDVYVPGCPPRPEALIGGFLQLQEKIRQESLLAPPHAVQRLMGENLKPLAGSEHSIGATI; this is encoded by the coding sequence ATGAACACATTATCGAGTAGAGCGAAAACCGGAGAAGGCAGTATTATTATTGGTAAGCTAGATGATTTCCTGAGTTATGCCCGCCTTTCAGCATTGTGGCCGATGCAGTTTGGTTTGGCCTGTTGCGCGATCGAGATGATGGGAGCCTGGTCCTCGGCGTATGATATTGACCGCATGGGCGTTATTCCCCGGGCTTCGCCGCGCCAGTCAGATGTGATTATTATAGCTGGTACGGTTACTTTTAAAATGGCAGATCGTATCCGGCGCCTCTACGAGCAAATGCCCGAGCCTCGGTATGTAATTTCGATGGGATCCTGCTCTAATTGTGGTGGCCCCTACTGGGAGCATGGGTACCATGTGGTAAAAGGCGTTGATCGCATTATTCCGGTAGATGTTTACGTACCCGGTTGCCCGCCGCGCCCAGAAGCTTTAATTGGTGGCTTTTTACAATTACAAGAAAAAATCAGGCAAGAATCCTTACTTGCCCCACCACATGCTGTGCAGCGGCTAATGGGCGAAAACTTAAAACCACTTGCTGGTAGCGAACATTCCATAGGAGCTACTATCTGA
- a CDS encoding NADH-quinone oxidoreductase subunit A codes for MNQSYLSDFGTILLFLIGGGIFILIGLATARLIRPAKPNAEKLSSYECGEEALGSSWVQFNPRFYIIALIFIIFDVELAFLFPWAVVFGQRSLIEETDGLWGWFALTEMVIFIAILALGLAYAWAKGHLDWVKQKPVIPESISKIPLSAYSKINAQRYEVKKEVIEIK; via the coding sequence ATGAACCAATCCTATTTATCTGATTTCGGTACTATCCTGCTTTTTTTGATTGGTGGGGGCATTTTTATTTTAATTGGTTTGGCAACAGCCCGTTTAATCCGGCCAGCTAAACCTAATGCAGAGAAATTATCATCGTACGAATGCGGGGAAGAAGCTTTGGGTAGTTCGTGGGTGCAGTTTAATCCACGGTTTTACATTATCGCCCTTATTTTTATAATCTTTGATGTAGAGCTAGCATTTTTATTTCCGTGGGCGGTGGTGTTTGGTCAGCGCTCGTTAATAGAGGAAACTGACGGTTTATGGGGATGGTTTGCTCTGACCGAAATGGTCATATTTATTGCTATACTGGCTTTAGGTTTAGCTTACGCCTGGGCTAAAGGCCATTTAGATTGGGTAAAACAAAAGCCAGTAATTCCAGAGAGTATTTCTAAAATTCCACTTTCGGCCTATTCTAAAATAAACGCGCAACGGTACGAAGTAAAGAAAGAAGTAATTGAAATAAAGTAG